A single window of Gammaproteobacteria bacterium DNA harbors:
- the dnaE gene encoding DNA polymerase III subunit alpha, with the protein MPASFVHLHVHSDYSLIDGIVRVKPLVQATAGAGMPAVALTDQCNMFALVKFYRAAVAAGVKPIAGVDLWVQDDARDAPARLLLLCQDHAGYLRLTRLLSRAYIEGQHHGVPTVRREWLGDAAEGLIALSGAGEGDIGQALLAGNRALAASRLRFWSGLFPQRFYLELQRTGRAREEQYIQAAVELALEHAIPVVATNDVRFLTPQDFEAHEARVCIHSGRTLEDPRRPRQHSAQQYLRTPEEMAELFADIPEALANTVEIARRCNLELTLGKNVLPDFPTPAGMNADEFFAVEARAGLMRRMQGLPACATADAEAERRALYEARLELELGVIIKMGFPGYFLIVADFIRWAKANDIPVGPGRGSGAGSLVAYSLDITDLDPIRYELLFERFLNPERVSLPDFDIDFCMDGRDRVIDYVAQRYGREKVSQIITYGTMAAKAVVRDVGRVLGHPYGFVDKIAKLIPFELGMTLDKALEDEEQLRQRYEDEEEVRTLIDLARALEGLVRNAGKHAGGVVIAPSALTDFTPLYCEQGSVATVTQFDKDDVEAVGLVKFDFLGLRTLTIIDRAVKGVLGRTGTAIDVTNLPMDDAPTYELLKRCATTAVFQLESRGMKDLIKRLQPDCFDDVIALVALFRPGPLQSGMVDDFINVKHKRQRANYPHPDLEPILKSTYGVILYQEQVMQIAQVLAGYTLGQADLLRRAMGKKKPEEMAKQRAGFVAGAVQRGVDEKTAAYIFDLMEKFAGYGFNKSHSAAYALIAYQTAWLKAHYPADFMAAVLSADMDNTDKVVMLIDECRSMGLQVQPPDVNRCDFSFTVQDDATILYGLGAIKGVGEAALSGVTAERADNGPFRDLFDLCRRIDLRKANRRVLEALIRSGALDVLDANRARSMTLLTEALQMAERQSRDSELGQNDLFGGGGAAAAGPADDVARALARAVPEWDEEQRLLGEKETLGLYLTGHPIERYRGELARFVSAAIAQLKPTADQTVVVAGLVVAIRTMNSRRGERIAFMTLDDRSGRIEIAVFSEAYQKYRDLLSKDRLLVVEGSVSVDEYSGGYRMSAEKIYDIDRARGVYAKGVEIDVQSKRAAANGFSTMLARILEPFREGRCPVWINFEGDGARARMALGREWSVNPTDELLHRLSEVAGPDGVRVIY; encoded by the coding sequence ATGCCGGCCAGCTTCGTCCATCTCCACGTCCACAGCGATTACTCCCTGATCGACGGCATCGTGCGCGTCAAGCCGCTGGTGCAGGCGACGGCCGGCGCGGGCATGCCGGCGGTGGCGCTGACCGACCAGTGCAATATGTTCGCGCTGGTGAAGTTCTACCGCGCCGCGGTCGCCGCCGGCGTCAAGCCGATTGCGGGCGTCGACCTGTGGGTGCAGGACGACGCCCGGGACGCGCCTGCGCGGCTGCTCCTGCTGTGCCAGGACCACGCCGGCTACCTGCGCCTGACCCGCCTGCTGTCGCGCGCCTACATCGAGGGCCAGCACCATGGCGTGCCGACGGTACGGCGCGAATGGCTGGGTGACGCCGCCGAGGGTCTCATCGCGCTGTCCGGCGCGGGCGAGGGCGACATCGGGCAGGCCCTGCTCGCCGGCAACCGCGCGCTCGCCGCCAGTCGGCTGCGGTTCTGGTCCGGACTGTTTCCGCAGCGCTTCTACCTCGAACTGCAGCGCACCGGCCGTGCCCGCGAAGAGCAGTACATCCAGGCCGCGGTCGAGCTGGCGCTCGAGCACGCGATCCCGGTGGTCGCCACCAACGACGTGCGTTTCCTGACGCCGCAGGACTTCGAGGCGCACGAGGCGCGCGTGTGCATCCACAGCGGGCGCACGCTGGAGGATCCGCGCCGCCCGCGCCAGCACAGCGCGCAGCAGTATTTGCGCACGCCGGAGGAGATGGCGGAGCTGTTCGCCGACATCCCGGAGGCGCTCGCGAACACGGTCGAGATCGCCCGCCGCTGCAACCTCGAGCTCACGCTCGGCAAGAACGTGCTGCCGGATTTCCCGACACCGGCGGGCATGAACGCCGACGAATTCTTCGCCGTTGAGGCGCGCGCCGGCCTGATGCGCCGCATGCAGGGCCTGCCCGCCTGCGCCACGGCGGATGCGGAGGCCGAGCGGCGCGCGCTCTACGAGGCGCGGCTGGAGCTGGAACTCGGCGTCATCATCAAGATGGGCTTTCCGGGCTATTTCCTGATCGTCGCCGACTTCATCCGCTGGGCCAAGGCGAACGACATCCCGGTGGGACCGGGGCGCGGTTCGGGCGCGGGCTCGCTGGTCGCCTATTCTCTGGATATTACTGATCTGGATCCAATAAGATACGAGCTACTCTTTGAGCGATTCCTGAATCCAGAGCGCGTCTCGCTGCCGGACTTCGACATCGACTTCTGCATGGACGGACGCGACCGCGTGATCGACTACGTGGCGCAGCGCTACGGCCGCGAGAAGGTGTCGCAGATCATCACCTACGGCACCATGGCGGCGAAGGCCGTGGTGCGCGACGTCGGGCGCGTGCTCGGCCATCCCTACGGCTTCGTCGACAAGATCGCCAAGCTGATCCCGTTCGAGCTCGGCATGACGCTGGACAAGGCGCTGGAGGACGAGGAACAGTTGCGCCAGCGCTACGAGGACGAGGAGGAGGTGCGCACGCTGATCGACCTCGCGCGCGCGCTGGAGGGCCTGGTGCGCAACGCCGGCAAGCACGCCGGCGGCGTGGTCATCGCGCCGTCCGCGCTGACCGACTTCACGCCGCTCTACTGCGAACAGGGTTCGGTCGCCACGGTGACGCAGTTCGACAAGGACGACGTGGAGGCGGTCGGCCTGGTCAAGTTCGACTTCCTCGGCCTGCGCACACTGACCATCATCGACCGCGCGGTGAAAGGCGTGCTCGGGCGCACCGGCACCGCCATCGACGTCACCAACCTGCCGATGGACGACGCGCCGACCTACGAGCTGCTGAAGCGCTGCGCCACCACCGCCGTGTTCCAGCTCGAGTCGCGCGGCATGAAGGACCTGATCAAGCGCCTGCAGCCCGACTGCTTCGACGACGTCATCGCGCTGGTCGCGCTGTTCCGCCCCGGCCCGCTGCAGTCCGGCATGGTGGACGACTTCATCAACGTCAAGCACAAGCGCCAGCGCGCGAACTATCCGCATCCGGACCTGGAGCCGATCCTGAAGTCCACCTACGGCGTCATCCTGTACCAGGAGCAGGTGATGCAGATCGCGCAGGTGCTGGCCGGCTACACGCTCGGACAGGCCGACCTGCTGCGGCGCGCGATGGGCAAGAAAAAGCCGGAGGAGATGGCGAAGCAGCGCGCGGGCTTCGTCGCCGGCGCCGTCCAGCGCGGCGTCGACGAGAAGACCGCCGCCTACATCTTCGACCTGATGGAGAAGTTCGCCGGCTACGGCTTCAACAAGTCGCACTCGGCCGCCTACGCGCTGATCGCGTATCAGACCGCCTGGCTGAAGGCGCATTACCCGGCCGACTTCATGGCCGCCGTGCTGTCGGCGGACATGGACAATACCGACAAGGTGGTGATGCTGATCGACGAATGCCGCTCGATGGGCCTGCAGGTGCAGCCGCCGGACGTCAACCGCTGCGACTTCTCGTTCACGGTGCAGGACGACGCCACCATCCTCTACGGCCTCGGCGCCATCAAGGGTGTGGGCGAGGCGGCGCTCAGCGGCGTCACCGCCGAGCGCGCGGACAACGGTCCGTTCCGCGACCTGTTCGACCTGTGCCGGCGCATCGACCTGCGCAAGGCCAACCGGCGCGTGCTGGAGGCGCTGATCCGCTCCGGCGCGCTCGACGTGCTCGACGCCAATCGCGCGCGTTCGATGACGCTGCTGACCGAGGCGCTGCAGATGGCGGAGCGCCAGTCGCGCGACAGCGAACTGGGCCAGAACGACCTGTTCGGCGGCGGAGGCGCGGCCGCCGCCGGTCCGGCCGACGACGTCGCGCGCGCGCTGGCGCGCGCGGTGCCGGAGTGGGACGAGGAACAGCGCCTGCTGGGCGAGAAGGAGACCCTCGGGCTCTACCTCACCGGCCATCCGATCGAGCGTTACCGCGGCGAGCTCGCGCGCTTCGTCTCGGCCGCGATCGCGCAGCTCAAACCGACGGCGGATCAGACCGTGGTGGTGGCCGGGCTGGTCGTCGCCATCCGCACCATGAACAGCCGGCGCGGCGAACGCATCGCCTTCATGACGCTGGACGATCGCAGCGGGCGCATCGAGATCGCGGTGTTCTCGGAGGCCTACCAGAAATACCGCGACCTGCTGTCCAAGGATCGCCTGCTGGTGGTGGAGGGCAGCGTCAGCGTGGACGAGTATTCGGGCGGTTACCGCATGAGCGCGGAAAAAATTTATGATATCGACCGCGCGCGCGGCGTGTATGCCAAGGGCGTGGAGATCGACGTGCAGTCGAAGCGCGCCGCCGCCAACGGCTTCAGCACGATGCTGGCGCGCATCCTCGAGCCGTTCCGCGAGGGCCGCTGCCCGGTGTGGATCAACTTCGAGGGCGACGGCGCGCGGGCGCGCATGGCCCTGGGCCGCGAGTGGAGCGTCAACCCCACCGACGAACTGCTGCACCGCCTGAGCGAGGTGGCCGGCCCGGACGGGGTGAGGGTGATTTATTGA
- a CDS encoding acetyl-CoA carboxylase carboxyltransferase subunit alpha, which produces MKLSFLDFEQPIAELEAKIEELRYVGTDKAVNISEEIGRLEEKARSLTETIFAQLTAWQIAQLARHPQRPYTLDYIERIFTEFEELHGDRRYADDPAIVGGIARLDERPVMIIGHQKGRDTAEKVRRNFGMPRPEGYRKAQRLMELAERFKLPILTFIDTPGAYPGVGAEERGQSEAIARNLLVLSTLRTPVICTVIGEGGSGGALAIGVGDHVMMLEYSTYSVISPEGCASILWKSASRASEAADAMGITSKRLKLLNLIDQVIPEPLGGAHRDVDTTIANVRLALVESLARLDSKRIDDLLKTRYQRIMSYGVFKG; this is translated from the coding sequence ATGAAACTCAGCTTTCTGGATTTCGAACAACCCATCGCCGAGCTCGAGGCGAAGATCGAGGAACTCCGCTACGTCGGCACCGACAAGGCGGTCAACATCAGCGAGGAGATCGGCCGGCTCGAGGAGAAGGCCCGCTCGCTGACCGAGACGATCTTCGCCCAGCTCACCGCCTGGCAGATCGCGCAGCTCGCGCGCCATCCGCAGCGGCCGTACACGCTGGACTACATCGAGCGCATCTTCACCGAATTCGAGGAACTGCACGGCGACCGCCGCTATGCGGACGATCCCGCCATCGTCGGCGGCATCGCCCGCCTCGACGAACGCCCGGTCATGATCATCGGCCACCAGAAGGGGCGCGACACCGCTGAGAAGGTGCGCCGCAACTTCGGCATGCCGCGCCCGGAAGGCTACCGCAAGGCGCAGCGCCTGATGGAACTGGCCGAGCGCTTCAAGCTGCCGATCCTGACCTTCATCGACACGCCCGGCGCCTATCCCGGCGTCGGCGCCGAGGAACGCGGCCAGAGCGAGGCCATCGCGCGCAACCTGCTCGTGCTGTCCACCCTGCGCACGCCGGTCATCTGCACCGTGATCGGGGAAGGCGGGTCCGGCGGCGCGCTCGCCATCGGCGTCGGCGACCATGTCATGATGCTCGAATACAGCACCTACTCGGTGATCTCGCCCGAGGGCTGCGCCTCCATCCTGTGGAAGAGCGCCAGCCGCGCCTCCGAGGCCGCCGATGCGATGGGCATCACCTCCAAGCGCCTCAAGCTGCTCAACCTGATCGACCAGGTGATCCCGGAGCCGCTCGGCGGCGCGCATCGCGATGTCGATACCACCATCGCCAATGTCCGGCTGGCCCTGGTCGAATCGCTCGCGCGGCTCGACAGCAAGCGCATCGACGACCTGCTCAAGACGCGCTACCAGCGCATCATGAGTTACGGTGTCTTCAAGGGCTGA
- the tilS gene encoding tRNA lysidine(34) synthetase TilS encodes MSSRAEGAGVAVPDRVFPALERLPGIRRYLVAFSGGLDSSVLLHLMAALRPRYAAGLCAVHVNHGLQPAAADWARQCRAICDDLGIPLFDLAVAARPGPGESPEAAARRARYDGIRAVMEEGDCLLTAHHQDDQAETVLLQLLRGSGVAGLAAMPPCAPFAAGWHARPLLGLTRAELKAYAEAQGLRWIEDPSNFDTGLRRNFVRHEIMPRLRGQWPAFARTLSRSAAHSAETTRLLDEIGAEDLAMVAGPRTATLSIDALMQLSPERLNNVVRYWLRTLELPLPSTAHLERLHEDILKAAQDSAPLLAWPGAEVRRYRRLLYAMWPLPPHDAEQIVPWDLAAPLELPTCGGRLVARHSAGSGIRRVLLKDRPVTVRFRRGGEHCRPAGRGHTHELRKLLQESAVPPWLRERVPLLYLGDELAAVGDLFLCEGFQAGAGEAGIEIEWTFQALAPEGVSLNG; translated from the coding sequence GTGTCTTCAAGGGCTGAAGGCGCCGGCGTCGCGGTCCCCGATCGGGTCTTCCCGGCGCTGGAGCGTCTGCCCGGCATCCGCCGTTATCTCGTCGCCTTCAGCGGCGGCCTCGATTCCAGCGTCCTGCTGCACCTGATGGCCGCGCTGCGTCCGCGCTACGCGGCCGGGCTGTGCGCCGTGCATGTCAATCACGGCCTGCAGCCCGCCGCCGCGGACTGGGCGCGCCAGTGCCGCGCCATCTGTGACGACCTCGGGATCCCGTTGTTCGACCTCGCCGTGGCGGCGCGGCCGGGACCGGGTGAGAGCCCTGAGGCGGCCGCGCGCCGCGCGCGCTACGACGGCATCCGTGCCGTGATGGAGGAGGGCGACTGCCTGCTCACCGCCCATCACCAGGACGACCAGGCCGAGACCGTGTTGCTGCAGCTGCTGCGCGGCAGCGGCGTCGCGGGCCTGGCCGCGATGCCGCCGTGCGCGCCGTTTGCCGCCGGCTGGCACGCGCGCCCGCTGCTCGGACTGACGCGCGCCGAGCTGAAGGCCTACGCCGAGGCGCAGGGCCTGCGCTGGATCGAGGACCCGAGCAACTTCGACACCGGCCTGCGCCGTAACTTCGTGCGCCATGAGATCATGCCGCGCCTGCGCGGGCAATGGCCCGCCTTCGCGCGCACATTGTCGCGCAGCGCCGCCCACAGCGCCGAGACCACGCGCCTGCTCGACGAGATCGGTGCCGAGGATCTCGCCATGGTCGCGGGCCCCAGGACCGCCACGCTGTCCATCGACGCCCTGATGCAGCTGAGCCCCGAGCGCCTGAACAACGTCGTGCGCTACTGGCTGCGCACGCTCGAACTGCCCCTGCCAAGCACCGCGCACCTCGAGCGCCTGCACGAGGACATCCTGAAGGCGGCGCAGGACAGCGCGCCGCTGCTCGCCTGGCCCGGGGCCGAGGTGCGGCGCTACCGCCGCCTGCTCTACGCCATGTGGCCGCTGCCGCCGCACGACGCGGAGCAGATCGTGCCCTGGGACCTCGCCGCGCCGCTCGAACTCCCCACCTGTGGCGGCCGCCTGGTCGCCCGCCACAGCGCCGGCAGCGGCATCCGCCGCGTGCTGCTCAAGGACCGCCCCGTCACCGTGCGCTTCCGCCGCGGCGGTGAACACTGCCGCCCCGCCGGCCGCGGCCACACCCACGAACTGCGCAAACTGCTGCAGGAATCCGCCGTCCCGCCCTGGCTGCGCGAACGCGTACCGCTGCTGTACCTCGGCGACGAGCTCGCCGCCGTCGGCGACCTGTTCCTCTGCGAGGGCTTCCAGGCCGGGGCGGGCGAGGCGGGCATCGAGATCGAATGGACCTTCCAGGCGCTGGCTCCCGAAGGAGTTAGCCTGAATGGGTGA
- a CDS encoding DUF91 domain-containing protein codes for MATWVFSNNAAGYYGTDDWDTSTILSRLQYYLKVNEPNRGNVTPGDRIVLREYGTGLWGTCVIAGQWQPDSESLAKHEKEAGWFPISDVDRWAVTLPYALVKEELSNQNHRLRIARATDTDFEVIRLAKRFYERLGYGSHDGTFFVLEAGLEEAVKQNLGQLGLRLADESIQQQCNLGLGIGRTDLICLDKEDNYVVLELKATYTSDAVVGQILRYMGYIRENMAAPAGKAVRGIVLTPSYDEQLRLAAKEANVTVLRVGLL; via the coding sequence ATGGCGACTTGGGTCTTCTCCAACAACGCAGCGGGCTACTACGGTACTGACGACTGGGATACGTCAACCATCCTCTCTCGGCTGCAGTACTACCTGAAAGTCAATGAGCCCAATAGGGGTAACGTGACGCCGGGAGATAGGATCGTCCTTCGCGAGTACGGTACCGGTCTATGGGGAACCTGCGTCATCGCAGGTCAGTGGCAACCCGATAGCGAGTCTCTTGCGAAGCACGAAAAGGAGGCGGGCTGGTTTCCTATCTCCGACGTAGATCGCTGGGCGGTCACGCTCCCTTATGCGTTGGTAAAGGAAGAGCTTTCCAATCAGAACCACCGCCTCCGGATTGCACGAGCCACAGACACCGACTTTGAGGTCATCCGGCTTGCGAAACGATTCTATGAACGCTTGGGCTACGGGTCCCACGATGGCACGTTCTTCGTGCTTGAAGCCGGCCTTGAAGAAGCGGTCAAACAGAACCTTGGTCAACTCGGACTTCGTCTCGCCGACGAGTCGATTCAGCAGCAATGTAATCTTGGCCTCGGCATCGGAAGAACAGATCTGATTTGCCTCGACAAGGAGGACAACTACGTCGTGCTCGAACTCAAGGCAACGTACACGTCAGATGCCGTCGTAGGGCAGATCCTCCGGTACATGGGCTACATTAGGGAGAACATGGCGGCACCGGCGGGAAAAGCCGTACGCGGCATTGTGCTTACACCATCGTACGACGAGCAACTGAGACTCGCAGCGAAGGAGGCAAATGTAACGGTCCTGCGAGTCGGGCTGTTATGA
- a CDS encoding cupin domain-containing protein, translating to MRIKKDDVEVKMEIPGAVIRQRTDFGDATGFGKISGEYFTLSAGVDTTPLFQGLEGNLCQCPHWGFVLRGQLTTTDADGAQETVKANDLFYWPPGHNVKVDADAEIIMFSPQHEHSHVIGHMIKKVKG from the coding sequence ATGCGGATTAAAAAGGACGATGTCGAAGTCAAGATGGAAATCCCGGGCGCAGTGATTCGTCAGCGAACGGATTTCGGCGATGCAACTGGATTCGGAAAAATCAGCGGCGAATATTTCACTCTCTCGGCGGGTGTTGACACGACTCCGTTGTTCCAGGGGCTGGAAGGCAATTTATGCCAGTGCCCTCACTGGGGCTTCGTCCTGCGCGGCCAACTTACCACAACCGACGCGGACGGCGCACAAGAGACAGTCAAAGCGAATGATCTCTTCTACTGGCCACCTGGGCACAACGTAAAGGTCGACGCCGACGCGGAAATTATTATGTTCAGCCCTCAGCACGAGCACAGCCATGTCATCGGTCACATGATAAAGAAGGTCAAAGGGTAG
- a CDS encoding DUF3565 domain-containing protein, protein MQQPITGFHLDAHDDWVAELACGHFQHVRHNPPWTLRPWVMTEDGRASALGRRLECRKCDAGAPADTRAR, encoded by the coding sequence GTGCAGCAGCCCATCACCGGCTTCCACCTCGACGCGCATGACGACTGGGTCGCGGAGCTGGCCTGCGGTCATTTCCAGCACGTGCGCCACAATCCGCCCTGGACCCTGCGGCCGTGGGTGATGACCGAGGATGGCCGCGCGAGCGCGCTCGGACGGCGGCTGGAGTGCAGAAAGTGCGATGCGGGCGCGCCCGCGGACACCCGTGCCAGATAG
- a CDS encoding plasma-membrane proton-efflux P-type ATPase — MDETTGGLSRAEAALRLQQSGYNELPETRVNPLLKLLTYFNGPIPWMIEAAAVLSALVGHWPDFFVILTLLIANAVVGFWEEYQAGNAIAALNARLALRARVRRDGEWTEVPARELVPGDLIRVRLGDIVPADARLLEGDPVEIDQSALTGESLPVTRKTGETVYSGAVMKLGEIDAEVTATGRNTYFGKTAQLVTEAGTVSHFQQAVLKIGDYLIALAITLVVLIMAVALFRGDDMMTTLQFALVLTIAAIPVAMPTVLSVTMAVGARLLAAKQAIVSRLASIEELAGMDVLCSDKTGTLTQNRLTLGEPFCVAGISAEQLILYGALASRAGNDDAIDHAVIAGVGDRRRLEAYRVTHYLPFDPVHKRTEATVTGADGATFRVSKGAPQVILALAADAAAEGAIEEFARRGYRALGVARTDGQGRWRFLGLLSLFDPPREDSKETVAIAQQMGVQVKMVTGDQLAIGREIAGRLGLGTNLVDAGVFNETRHHEGAALADAIEQADGFAQAYPEHKFHIVEVLQRHHHIVGMTGDGVNDAPALKKADCGIAVSGATDAARAAAAMVLLTPGLSVIIDALKESRKIFRRMTNYTIYRVAETIRVLLFMTLCILIFDFYPVTAVMIVLLALLNDGAILSIAYDRVEYSDKPEVWNMREVLGIATALGVSGVLASFGLFYLGDRVYHLDHGMIQTLIYLKLSVAGHLTVFLTRTRGPFWLSRPAGILLLAVGGTQLVATLIAVYGWFMPPIGWGWAAAVWVYAAAWWLVNDRVKLFAYRILEQDRSIVDRFRGQFT, encoded by the coding sequence ATGGACGAGACAACGGGGGGTTTGAGTCGGGCGGAAGCCGCACTGCGGCTGCAGCAGTCCGGCTACAACGAACTGCCGGAAACGCGCGTCAACCCGCTGCTGAAGCTGCTGACGTATTTCAACGGTCCGATCCCCTGGATGATCGAGGCGGCGGCGGTGCTGTCGGCGCTGGTGGGACACTGGCCGGACTTCTTCGTAATCCTCACGCTGCTGATCGCCAACGCGGTCGTGGGCTTCTGGGAGGAATACCAGGCCGGTAATGCGATCGCGGCGCTCAACGCCAGGCTGGCGTTGCGGGCGCGCGTCAGGCGCGACGGCGAGTGGACCGAGGTGCCGGCGCGCGAGCTGGTGCCGGGCGATCTGATCCGGGTGCGGCTGGGCGATATCGTGCCGGCGGACGCCAGGCTGCTTGAGGGAGACCCGGTGGAGATCGACCAGTCCGCGCTGACGGGTGAATCACTGCCGGTGACGCGCAAGACGGGGGAAACGGTGTACTCCGGCGCCGTCATGAAACTGGGGGAGATCGACGCCGAGGTGACGGCCACCGGGCGGAACACCTACTTCGGCAAGACGGCGCAGTTGGTCACCGAGGCGGGCACGGTCAGCCACTTTCAGCAGGCCGTGCTCAAGATCGGCGATTACCTGATTGCGCTGGCGATCACGCTGGTGGTGCTGATCATGGCGGTCGCGCTGTTTCGCGGCGACGACATGATGACCACGCTGCAGTTCGCGCTGGTGCTGACGATCGCCGCGATCCCGGTCGCCATGCCGACCGTGCTGTCGGTCACGATGGCGGTCGGCGCGCGCCTGCTGGCGGCGAAGCAGGCCATCGTCAGCCGGCTGGCGTCCATCGAGGAACTCGCCGGCATGGACGTGCTGTGCTCGGACAAGACCGGGACGCTGACGCAGAACAGGCTCACGCTCGGCGAGCCGTTCTGCGTCGCGGGAATCAGCGCGGAGCAGCTCATTCTCTACGGCGCGCTGGCGTCGCGCGCGGGGAACGATGACGCGATCGATCATGCCGTGATCGCCGGTGTGGGCGACAGGCGGCGCCTCGAGGCGTACCGGGTCACGCATTACCTGCCGTTCGATCCCGTCCACAAGCGCACCGAGGCCACGGTGACCGGCGCCGATGGCGCGACGTTCAGGGTGAGCAAGGGCGCGCCGCAGGTGATACTCGCGCTCGCCGCCGATGCCGCCGCTGAAGGCGCCATCGAGGAATTCGCCCGGCGCGGATATCGCGCGCTCGGCGTGGCGCGCACGGACGGGCAGGGCCGCTGGCGGTTCCTCGGCCTGCTGTCCCTGTTCGACCCGCCGCGCGAGGATTCGAAGGAGACCGTGGCGATCGCCCAGCAGATGGGCGTGCAGGTGAAGATGGTCACCGGCGACCAGCTCGCCATCGGCAGGGAGATCGCCGGCCGCCTGGGGCTCGGCACGAACCTGGTCGATGCCGGCGTGTTCAACGAAACGCGGCACCATGAGGGCGCGGCGCTGGCGGACGCCATCGAGCAGGCGGACGGATTCGCGCAGGCATACCCCGAGCACAAGTTTCATATCGTCGAGGTGCTCCAGCGTCACCACCACATCGTCGGTATGACCGGCGACGGCGTGAACGACGCGCCGGCGCTGAAGAAGGCCGATTGCGGCATCGCCGTATCGGGCGCGACCGACGCCGCGCGGGCGGCGGCGGCGATGGTGCTGCTGACGCCGGGGTTGTCGGTGATCATCGACGCGCTGAAGGAGAGCCGGAAGATCTTCCGGAGGATGACGAACTACACGATCTACCGCGTCGCGGAGACGATCCGCGTGCTGCTGTTCATGACGCTGTGCATCCTGATCTTCGATTTTTACCCGGTGACGGCGGTGATGATCGTGCTGCTCGCCCTGCTCAACGACGGCGCGATCCTCTCCATCGCCTACGACCGGGTGGAATACTCGGACAAGCCCGAGGTATGGAACATGCGCGAAGTGCTCGGCATCGCGACCGCGCTGGGGGTTTCCGGCGTGCTGGCCTCGTTCGGCCTGTTCTACCTCGGCGACCGGGTCTACCATCTCGACCATGGCATGATCCAGACGCTGATCTACCTGAAGCTGTCGGTGGCGGGCCATCTGACGGTCTTCCTGACCCGCACGCGCGGCCCGTTCTGGTTATCGCGCCCGGCCGGCATCCTGCTGCTCGCGGTGGGCGGGACGCAGCTCGTGGCGACCCTGATCGCCGTCTACGGCTGGTTCATGCCGCCCATCGGCTGGGGCTGGGCGGCGGCGGTGTGGGTCTATGCGGCCGCCTGGTGGCTCGTCAACGACCGGGTCAAGCTCTTCGCCTACCGGATCCTCGAACAGGATCGCTCGATCGTCGACCGATTTCGGGGACAGTTCACTTGA
- a CDS encoding GyrI-like domain-containing protein, whose protein sequence is MEVSIVTFPETRVASITHLGAPADEYHTLSRLIAWRLERGFLDQARYRSYGVHYSDPRSTPPERYRVDFCLSIEEDVGENAHGIIQRVIPALRCALARDIGSRRNNQAALYLYEEWLPASGELPSGHPPIFHYVNVGPNVRDSEAITDVYLPIV, encoded by the coding sequence ATGGAAGTGAGTATCGTGACCTTTCCCGAGACCAGGGTGGCCTCTATCACGCATCTGGGCGCGCCTGCGGACGAATATCACACCCTGTCACGATTGATTGCGTGGCGGCTGGAGCGGGGATTTCTCGACCAGGCGAGATACCGGAGCTACGGCGTGCACTATTCGGATCCCCGGTCCACACCGCCGGAGCGGTATCGCGTGGATTTCTGTCTTTCCATCGAAGAGGACGTCGGGGAAAACGCCCACGGCATCATCCAGCGGGTCATTCCGGCCCTGCGCTGCGCGCTGGCGCGTGATATCGGTTCGCGCCGGAACAACCAGGCGGCGCTCTATCTGTATGAGGAATGGCTTCCCGCGAGTGGAGAGCTGCCCTCCGGTCATCCGCCGATCTTCCACTACGTCAACGTCGGGCCGAATGTCCGGGACAGCGAGGCGATCACGGATGTCTATCTGCCGATCGTATGA
- a CDS encoding cupin domain-containing protein — protein MKREELIRTDDARVASIELEAGEVSPWHYHSRAMETVFGLRGEVRLEVGVDASAITLRPGQRHEVAPGVRHRLANPGSGKSVYLLVQNGHYDFVAVDA, from the coding sequence ATGAAGCGCGAAGAGCTGATACGAACCGACGATGCGCGCGTGGCCTCCATCGAGCTGGAGGCCGGCGAGGTGTCGCCGTGGCATTATCATTCCCGGGCCATGGAGACCGTTTTCGGTCTGAGGGGCGAGGTGCGGCTGGAGGTCGGCGTAGACGCCAGCGCCATCACCTTGCGTCCGGGACAACGGCATGAGGTGGCGCCGGGCGTGAGGCATCGTCTGGCCAATCCCGGCAGCGGGAAATCGGTTTACCTGCTGGTTCAGAACGGTCACTATGACTTCGTCGCGGTCGATGCTTGA